The Algoriphagus sp. TR-M9 genome has a window encoding:
- a CDS encoding LamG-like jellyroll fold domain-containing protein yields MSTKIIDYLLNDLDVKNPDGSKRASVRNCSVVTGPGNVSGWGNFPQAIQFNGTSVIRASVQKAEYNFKQFAVRTIFRVTSRVSSRVNLFETNSLPIAIFLLPGSNSNSFYLNVSVNSPHYGWTGPNTKYDKEILLNTWSRLEVAYDLDTLAVFVDGRLLMSYALPEGTLKAGTGSSLFIGAWVDGARHPFTGEMAILEVHDGIPNYLEDTLDANRESAQWHISYKFEEFRKDRYLGTPTGKLSRETNGGSIQTYTGGAILYNRYFGAFAMYGAIYAYYQSLSTVMKRELGELISDEQAGNSPSVRKSVFRKGAIYWSSATGAKAVTGQIYVDYCELGEDSSVMRLPTGVAGRVSSGKQQVFQGGRMYYKNGAARAFEVHGSILARYLALGGPAKFGFPLTDEKDVKSGTRTVGKLSEFESCSIYWSGATGAFEVHGAIRAKYHSIGGAIGSLGFPTSNESDVPGSSGSKMNSFQNGAIVWFGSAGTYVCYPFEIHITRIRVRDADSDIFFKDDSDIYAKIIAKENGHQVFSSVIPQNGTYSNTTEKTVNYTLRRTFVPNNIHKKVLFDFQAWDSDNGRPFGGGDDNLGHFSLELNAANAWGMKTNNGIFNSSTGTHSLRLDWSVRPKIKQGTMSDRDYYFWGVPNQGTNIISWNTYAAAFRDVTTGANFFDHVSLKSTFYELAVKELAAGGNCFGMSLEGIYARKCLSRFGKQLNRFNWNQTEREFNIKHQYQVGAAAIWWFVGQFISGNTHDPVGVFEESLHHYNCGNNPVLCISQNYDFSGAPHCILPHQWKKNGDNWEIVCFDPNITSGTRSIFINRRTNTYSYNNGRAYSGGAWSGGRLQYMPWNVLNREPRTPVWDIILLILAGTVLIFADSGETESITDSKGKNLDGGKLAQSQASLRRNMFVPVHGLDSRSNGHAYYQKGQAFSNDFIHKIKGTKNAKFDYAVKNLTGEFKIHSPILRGESETYDVKGLGEASNSVTILSKNHKTYDLEFSQKIGKETIQYRMEKVPADTNKDLKIQFKPGNEGIDLISSGGATDARFTTKVFDENQKLKQDKQFILPLDGGLRLRPTTVLSTGDLLTSKIEVIGGSILGSSIIKPK; encoded by the coding sequence ATGTCTACCAAAATAATTGATTATCTACTGAATGATCTGGATGTGAAAAATCCAGATGGAAGTAAGCGGGCAAGCGTCAGGAATTGCTCAGTGGTGACCGGGCCTGGGAATGTGTCAGGTTGGGGGAATTTCCCTCAGGCAATCCAGTTTAATGGTACTAGCGTCATCAGGGCATCTGTACAGAAGGCGGAGTACAACTTCAAGCAGTTTGCGGTGAGAACCATCTTCAGGGTAACCAGCAGGGTAAGCAGTAGGGTTAACCTGTTTGAGACCAACTCACTGCCGATTGCAATCTTCCTATTACCAGGGTCCAATTCCAATAGTTTTTACCTGAATGTATCGGTGAATTCTCCACATTACGGCTGGACAGGTCCCAATACCAAGTATGACAAGGAGATCTTGTTGAACACTTGGAGTAGACTGGAAGTAGCCTATGACCTGGACACCTTGGCGGTATTTGTAGATGGGAGATTGCTGATGAGTTATGCTTTGCCAGAGGGTACGCTGAAGGCCGGGACTGGATCCTCGCTTTTCATAGGAGCCTGGGTGGATGGTGCCCGTCATCCATTTACCGGAGAAATGGCAATTTTAGAAGTTCATGACGGCATCCCGAATTATCTTGAAGATACCTTGGATGCCAATCGGGAGTCTGCTCAATGGCATATTTCTTACAAATTTGAGGAGTTCCGAAAGGATAGGTATCTAGGTACTCCCACAGGGAAGTTGAGCCGGGAAACCAATGGAGGTTCTATCCAAACTTACACTGGGGGTGCGATTTTGTACAATAGGTACTTTGGGGCTTTCGCCATGTATGGGGCAATTTATGCCTACTACCAAAGCTTATCCACTGTGATGAAAAGGGAGCTTGGAGAGTTGATTTCAGATGAGCAAGCCGGAAATTCTCCAAGTGTTCGCAAAAGTGTTTTCCGTAAGGGAGCCATCTATTGGTCCTCAGCTACCGGAGCAAAGGCTGTGACCGGGCAGATTTATGTGGATTATTGTGAGTTGGGCGAAGATTCATCTGTTATGAGATTACCTACAGGTGTGGCCGGGAGAGTTTCCTCAGGGAAACAGCAGGTGTTTCAAGGCGGTAGAATGTACTATAAAAATGGAGCTGCCAGAGCCTTTGAGGTACATGGATCCATCTTAGCCCGGTATTTGGCTTTAGGTGGACCTGCCAAATTTGGCTTTCCGCTCACGGATGAAAAAGATGTGAAAAGTGGCACTAGAACGGTAGGGAAGCTGAGTGAGTTTGAGTCATGCTCTATCTATTGGTCTGGAGCTACAGGGGCTTTTGAGGTCCATGGAGCCATTCGAGCCAAATACCATAGCATTGGTGGTGCTATTGGCAGTTTGGGATTTCCTACTTCCAACGAAAGTGATGTGCCCGGTTCCTCCGGTTCCAAAATGAACAGTTTCCAAAATGGAGCCATAGTATGGTTCGGATCAGCCGGCACCTACGTGTGTTATCCTTTCGAAATCCATATCACCAGAATAAGAGTGAGGGATGCCGATTCTGATATTTTCTTTAAAGATGATAGTGATATCTATGCTAAAATCATCGCTAAGGAAAATGGTCATCAGGTCTTTAGCTCAGTGATTCCACAAAACGGAACCTACTCCAATACTACCGAAAAAACGGTCAATTATACGTTGAGGAGAACTTTTGTGCCAAACAATATTCATAAGAAAGTGCTCTTCGACTTTCAAGCTTGGGACAGTGATAATGGAAGGCCATTTGGTGGAGGCGATGATAACTTGGGGCATTTTAGTTTGGAACTGAATGCCGCCAATGCCTGGGGAATGAAAACGAATAATGGGATTTTCAATAGTTCAACTGGAACCCATAGTTTGAGGTTAGACTGGTCTGTTCGCCCCAAAATTAAACAGGGAACCATGTCAGACCGAGATTATTACTTCTGGGGTGTGCCCAATCAAGGTACTAATATCATCAGTTGGAATACTTACGCGGCGGCATTTAGAGATGTGACTACAGGAGCAAATTTCTTTGATCATGTCTCCTTGAAATCTACTTTTTATGAATTGGCAGTCAAAGAACTAGCAGCCGGAGGCAATTGCTTCGGGATGTCACTGGAAGGGATTTATGCCAGAAAGTGCCTGAGTAGATTTGGTAAACAGCTCAATAGATTTAACTGGAATCAGACAGAGCGTGAATTTAACATCAAGCACCAGTACCAGGTAGGAGCTGCCGCTATATGGTGGTTTGTGGGGCAGTTTATCTCTGGCAATACGCATGATCCGGTGGGAGTTTTCGAGGAATCCCTTCACCATTATAACTGTGGAAATAATCCGGTTCTCTGCATCTCTCAAAATTACGATTTCAGTGGAGCACCCCATTGTATTTTGCCACATCAGTGGAAAAAGAACGGGGACAATTGGGAGATTGTGTGCTTTGACCCTAACATTACTTCCGGCACTCGTTCCATTTTTATCAATCGACGTACCAATACCTACAGTTACAATAACGGTAGGGCATACAGTGGAGGGGCTTGGTCTGGGGGTAGACTGCAATATATGCCCTGGAATGTACTGAACAGGGAGCCTAGAACCCCGGTCTGGGATATAATTCTGCTGATTTTGGCAGGGACGGTTTTGATTTTTGCAGACAGCGGAGAGACAGAATCCATCACAGACTCAAAGGGTAAAAACCTGGATGGAGGCAAGCTAGCGCAAAGTCAGGCCTCTTTGAGACGGAATATGTTTGTACCGGTCCATGGACTGGATTCAAGATCTAATGGGCATGCTTACTATCAAAAGGGTCAGGCATTTTCAAATGATTTCATCCATAAAATCAAAGGAACTAAAAATGCAAAGTTTGATTATGCAGTAAAAAATCTGACTGGAGAGTTTAAAATCCATAGTCCGATTCTGAGAGGAGAATCTGAAACTTATGATGTGAAAGGTTTGGGAGAGGCTAGCAATTCGGTGACGATTTTGAGTAAGAACCACAAAACATACGATTTGGAGTTTAGCCAAAAAATCGGAAAGGAAACCATCCAATATCGCATGGAGAAGGTGCCTGCTGATACCAATAAGGATCTGAAAATCCAGTTTAAGCCCGGCAATGAAGGGATAGATCTGATTTCTTCTGGTGGAGCTACTGATGCGAGGTTTACTACCAAAGTTTTTGACGAAAATCAGAAGCTGAAGCAAGACAAGCAGTTTATTTTGCCTTTGGATGGAGGTCTTCGACTGCGCCCTACTACGGTTTTGTCCACTGGAGATCTGCTGACTTCTAAGATCGAGGTGATAGGAGGAAGTATTTTAGGTTCTTCTATTATCAAGCCGAAATAA
- a CDS encoding ferritin-like domain-containing protein: protein MNLLKLLDTMCPDTNSPEEKDRFYSRREAFRQFGDMSKKVAMAAVPLGLMTALPKVAKADTESLIGVLNYALTLEHLEYRYYQMGIESGVIDGADAAIFAKIRDHEKAHVDFLTEVIGNVLMGTPVAEPEFDFTAGGNFMPFSDYPTFLALSQAFEDTGVRAYKGQAGNAMENDVVLTAALSIHSVEARHASMVRRLRTKKGQDTVKGWITNASIGSLPSATQPIYAGEDNVTHGGVNVVNLTGIDAGAVSEGWDEPLSKDQVLGIASLFLA from the coding sequence ATGAACTTATTAAAATTGCTTGATACCATGTGCCCGGATACCAATAGTCCGGAAGAAAAAGATAGATTTTACTCCAGAAGAGAGGCCTTTCGCCAGTTTGGAGATATGAGTAAAAAAGTAGCCATGGCTGCTGTGCCCTTGGGCTTAATGACCGCGCTGCCAAAAGTAGCCAAAGCTGATACAGAAAGCCTGATCGGCGTATTGAACTACGCTTTGACACTGGAACACCTGGAGTATAGATACTACCAAATGGGGATTGAGTCCGGAGTTATTGATGGAGCGGATGCTGCGATTTTTGCTAAAATCCGTGACCATGAAAAAGCCCATGTGGATTTCTTGACCGAGGTGATAGGTAATGTACTGATGGGTACTCCGGTAGCAGAGCCTGAGTTTGACTTTACCGCAGGGGGCAATTTTATGCCTTTCTCCGATTATCCTACTTTTTTGGCTTTGTCCCAAGCATTCGAAGACACCGGAGTGAGAGCTTATAAAGGCCAGGCTGGAAATGCCATGGAAAATGATGTCGTGCTCACTGCGGCGCTTTCTATACACTCCGTGGAGGCCAGACACGCCTCTATGGTCAGGAGACTTAGGACAAAAAAAGGACAGGACACTGTCAAAGGGTGGATCACCAATGCATCCATAGGATCATTACCATCTGCGACTCAGCCGATCTATGCTGGTGAAGATAATGTCACGCACGGGGGTGTAAATGTGGTAAATCTGACCGGTATTGATGCTGGGGCTGTTTCCGAAGGATGGGATGAGCCGCTCAGCAAGGATCAAGTCTTGGGGATAGCCTCGCTATTCCTGGCTTAA
- a CDS encoding ferritin-like domain-containing protein: MKNDLIKPKALVKKANRRDFLKYSSLSVAGAGLLLMGCDDEEQIPINPAVSLGSGDVGILNYAYALEQLEAAFYATVMTGGYFANASAEEKQIMGDLEKHERAHRDFFKAALGDAAIEDLSVDFSSIDFNSRSSVLMAAKTFEDLGVAAYNGAGQFIENVDYLLIAGKIVSVEARHAAAIRDLINPGTADFAGDDIIDANGLERTLSFSEVLTAASTYVTTPLDGSMLPSS; encoded by the coding sequence ATGAAAAATGACTTGATCAAACCAAAGGCTTTAGTGAAAAAAGCCAATCGCCGAGATTTTCTTAAGTACAGTTCACTTTCTGTAGCCGGCGCGGGATTACTTCTGATGGGATGTGACGATGAAGAGCAGATCCCAATAAATCCAGCAGTCAGTCTGGGTTCGGGAGATGTAGGGATTTTGAATTATGCCTATGCTCTTGAGCAATTAGAAGCTGCCTTCTATGCTACGGTGATGACAGGTGGGTACTTTGCCAATGCCAGCGCAGAGGAGAAGCAGATTATGGGCGACTTGGAAAAGCACGAAAGAGCGCATAGAGATTTTTTCAAAGCAGCACTGGGAGACGCCGCCATAGAAGACCTATCGGTTGACTTCAGCAGTATAGATTTCAATAGCAGATCATCCGTATTAATGGCTGCCAAGACCTTTGAGGACCTGGGAGTGGCCGCTTACAATGGAGCAGGTCAATTCATTGAAAATGTGGATTACTTGCTGATTGCCGGTAAGATCGTCTCCGTAGAGGCCAGGCATGCCGCGGCGATTAGAGATCTGATCAATCCGGGTACGGCAGACTTTGCCGGAGATGATATCATCGATGCCAATGGACTGGAGCGTACACTTTCGTTTTCGGAAGTATTGACAGCAGCCAGTACTTATGTGACCACGCCACTTGATGGCAGTATGTTGCCTTCTTCTTAA
- a CDS encoding FG-GAP repeat domain-containing protein, protein MMHLTFLHNMGSRWISILALSIISNAAIAQEHQSDFKKTVITRDFLSEGVAVADINRDGQTDIVAGYYWFEAPSWKKHQISASRAFNPREEYSNSFLNLGMDVNLDGWDDVVIIDYPGTPAYWFENPKTESDNWKKHIIADSVGISIESPGFIDMDGDGRLDILCGDYEKRQIIWLQAPTSPGDTVWKRHALSEENVPGTDRFSHGLGYGDINGDNIKDVVISEGWFEGKTNLKSGDWIFHPVKISDPASHMQILDVNGDFKNDVVSASAHSLGVWWQEYVNDSTFKTHLISNLTAQTHATQMADLNGNGKMEMITGKRYLAHNGNDAGDDDTPFLFYIEFTPWIGPFFREHIIDNDSGAGLNITVEDMNDDGKPDIIIANKNGVFYFENQLNPK, encoded by the coding sequence ATGATGCACCTCACTTTTCTTCACAACATGGGCAGTAGATGGATTTCCATTTTGGCCCTGTCTATTATCTCAAATGCTGCAATTGCCCAAGAACATCAGTCCGACTTCAAGAAAACAGTAATCACCCGGGATTTTCTATCTGAAGGAGTGGCGGTCGCAGATATCAATAGAGACGGCCAAACGGACATTGTAGCCGGATATTATTGGTTTGAAGCTCCCAGCTGGAAAAAGCATCAAATCTCAGCTTCGCGGGCATTTAACCCTAGGGAAGAGTATAGCAATTCCTTCCTGAACCTGGGCATGGATGTCAATCTGGACGGTTGGGACGATGTGGTAATCATAGATTATCCCGGCACCCCGGCCTATTGGTTTGAAAATCCAAAAACTGAAAGTGACAACTGGAAGAAGCATATCATAGCCGATTCCGTGGGTATTTCTATAGAATCTCCGGGATTCATCGATATGGATGGAGATGGACGTCTGGATATTCTATGTGGGGACTATGAAAAACGACAGATCATCTGGCTTCAGGCTCCCACTTCACCTGGAGACACAGTTTGGAAGCGACACGCCCTTTCTGAAGAAAATGTCCCGGGTACAGACCGCTTTTCGCATGGGTTGGGCTATGGAGATATAAATGGTGACAATATCAAGGATGTGGTGATTTCGGAAGGTTGGTTTGAAGGCAAAACAAATCTCAAGTCCGGAGATTGGATTTTTCACCCTGTCAAAATCTCTGACCCAGCCTCGCATATGCAAATTTTAGATGTAAATGGGGATTTCAAAAACGATGTCGTCTCGGCTTCTGCACATTCCCTGGGCGTGTGGTGGCAGGAGTATGTGAATGACAGCACTTTCAAGACCCACCTGATCTCCAACCTGACCGCCCAGACTCATGCCACTCAAATGGCTGATCTTAACGGAAATGGAAAAATGGAAATGATTACCGGGAAACGGTATTTAGCGCATAACGGAAATGACGCGGGAGATGATGACACGCCATTTTTGTTTTACATAGAATTCACGCCTTGGATTGGACCTTTTTTCCGAGAGCATATCATAGACAATGACTCCGGAGCCGGACTGAATATCACCGTAGAAGACATGAACGATGATGGCAAACCAGACATAATAATCGCCAATAAGAACGGGGTGTTTTACTTCGAAAATCAATTGAACCCAAAATGA
- a CDS encoding DUF7133 domain-containing protein has translation MSKISLPLATLAGALFAFGCSSPDNRKADLRELTEFYTPSGLDSASLQSDSTDLVFSNFAGPDVVPSPSALSVSPYGEVFVGVDMMGSLGKEPGKGSIVKLIDSDNDGEMDSHTEFTKVDNPRGIIALRDKVYVLHTQFSEETGQAEGMNLVVFTDANGDGVADGHSQLLIEGISSPEHLRSRGTDHSTNGIRMGIDGWIYIAVGDFGFHDAEDREGTKLTMLGGGIVRVRPDGTEMEVYTHGTRNIYDVAIDPFMNIYTRGNTNDGGGWNIRFIHYTQSGEYGYPNLFKNFTDEIIPALADLGGGSGTGSYFMDDDRWPAKYNHVPMMADWGRSQLYIHRVSMDGPGFTQADEEFIKLSQITDVDLDASGRMFLSAWDGAGYRGSPEKGYVVRVVPEGWEYEAFPDLKNASLEELTALLKATNSVARFHAQQELLARFPEDAGAAALSIASDKALPLEARVAGIYTYAQATCQAGNEELLKLSEEEAIREFALRAMADRKTCLQGAPLEPFIEGVTDPNDRVKAAAIVALGRIGNADAAEELLKVKVPESFKQPEKDTEGPHATPNSDIILPHIAMQSLVKLNAVEAAVEAIGGENSKLALWTLRYKHDPKAVDGLIGAYESTDELELKAEILSTLSRLYKKEAPYDGSWWWGTRPDTHGPYYKAIDWEESEKIKSFLVQEWQSYEDPMKKQFFAELNERNRMDIPEFGNEGSNLVINETEVDLEEIKNKKGQVGQASIEDVILAVSDIKGDPVKGKALFTSQGCIACHSVEKGQPLKGPFMGQIGSIMNRSQITESILKPNASISQGFGTVKVETKDEKVYMGFVTGENANELVLQDIGGNATKLNKSDIKSREELENSMMPPGLANALSYEELASLVSYLEAQK, from the coding sequence ATGTCTAAAATTTCGTTGCCCTTAGCAACCCTAGCCGGCGCCCTATTTGCCTTTGGGTGCTCCAGTCCAGATAACCGAAAGGCTGATCTCAGAGAACTCACCGAGTTTTACACCCCAAGTGGTCTTGATTCCGCCTCGCTGCAGTCTGACAGCACAGATCTGGTTTTTAGCAATTTTGCCGGGCCTGATGTGGTCCCCAGTCCGTCCGCCCTGTCCGTTTCTCCCTATGGAGAGGTGTTTGTAGGAGTAGATATGATGGGATCTCTGGGCAAAGAGCCTGGAAAAGGAAGTATAGTAAAGCTGATCGATTCTGACAACGATGGAGAAATGGATTCGCATACCGAATTCACTAAAGTTGACAACCCAAGGGGAATCATTGCCTTGAGAGATAAGGTATATGTGCTGCACACCCAGTTTTCGGAGGAAACCGGACAAGCTGAAGGTATGAACCTGGTCGTATTTACAGATGCAAACGGAGATGGCGTGGCAGATGGACATTCCCAGCTTTTGATAGAAGGGATTTCTTCCCCAGAACACCTGAGATCAAGAGGAACAGATCACTCCACCAACGGTATTCGGATGGGTATAGATGGATGGATTTATATTGCTGTGGGTGATTTCGGTTTTCATGATGCAGAAGATAGAGAAGGCACTAAACTGACTATGCTTGGCGGAGGCATAGTGCGGGTACGACCTGATGGTACAGAAATGGAAGTTTACACGCACGGGACCAGAAACATCTATGATGTGGCCATTGATCCCTTCATGAATATTTACACCCGGGGCAATACCAATGACGGGGGTGGTTGGAATATCCGGTTTATCCACTACACCCAGTCTGGAGAATATGGCTACCCCAATCTGTTTAAAAACTTCACGGATGAAATCATCCCTGCTTTAGCTGACCTGGGAGGAGGATCCGGCACAGGAAGCTACTTCATGGATGATGACCGCTGGCCAGCCAAATATAACCATGTGCCTATGATGGCTGACTGGGGCAGAAGCCAACTGTATATTCACCGAGTAAGCATGGACGGGCCTGGTTTTACCCAGGCTGATGAGGAATTTATCAAGCTTTCACAGATCACTGATGTGGATCTGGATGCCTCCGGCAGAATGTTCCTTTCCGCTTGGGATGGCGCAGGGTATAGAGGAAGCCCAGAAAAGGGATATGTAGTCCGAGTGGTACCGGAAGGCTGGGAATATGAAGCCTTTCCAGATCTTAAAAATGCTTCTTTGGAGGAGTTGACCGCTTTATTGAAAGCCACTAACTCTGTGGCCAGATTTCATGCCCAGCAGGAATTGTTAGCTCGTTTCCCGGAAGATGCCGGTGCAGCAGCACTTTCCATTGCCTCTGACAAGGCCTTGCCTCTGGAGGCTAGAGTAGCCGGTATTTACACCTATGCTCAGGCCACCTGCCAGGCAGGAAATGAGGAATTGTTAAAACTAAGTGAGGAAGAAGCGATCAGAGAATTTGCACTACGTGCAATGGCAGACCGTAAAACCTGCCTTCAAGGGGCTCCACTGGAACCCTTCATCGAAGGCGTGACTGACCCTAATGACCGGGTGAAGGCAGCAGCTATCGTAGCGCTAGGCAGAATAGGAAATGCGGACGCTGCCGAAGAACTGCTGAAAGTAAAAGTACCGGAATCATTCAAGCAACCCGAAAAAGACACTGAAGGGCCTCATGCCACCCCAAATTCAGATATTATCCTTCCGCATATTGCGATGCAGTCTCTAGTCAAACTAAATGCAGTAGAAGCAGCAGTAGAGGCCATAGGAGGTGAGAACTCCAAGCTCGCACTTTGGACACTTCGCTACAAGCATGACCCCAAAGCTGTAGACGGACTCATCGGGGCGTATGAAAGCACTGATGAGCTAGAACTGAAAGCAGAGATTCTATCCACGCTTTCCAGATTGTATAAAAAAGAAGCTCCTTATGATGGTTCATGGTGGTGGGGAACGCGTCCAGATACGCATGGTCCATACTACAAGGCCATTGATTGGGAAGAGTCTGAAAAGATCAAATCATTTCTGGTACAGGAATGGCAATCTTATGAGGACCCAATGAAAAAGCAATTTTTCGCGGAGCTAAATGAAAGAAACCGAATGGATATCCCAGAGTTTGGCAATGAGGGCTCCAACCTGGTCATCAATGAAACCGAGGTAGATCTGGAAGAGATCAAAAACAAAAAAGGACAAGTGGGACAAGCATCCATTGAGGATGTAATTCTGGCTGTAAGTGATATCAAAGGAGACCCTGTAAAGGGGAAAGCCCTATTTACCAGCCAAGGTTGTATCGCCTGTCATAGTGTAGAAAAAGGTCAGCCGCTAAAAGGGCCTTTCATGGGACAAATCGGGTCCATTATGAATAGATCTCAGATCACCGAGTCCATCCTAAAACCCAATGCTTCCATTTCCCAGGGCTTTGGCACTGTAAAAGTTGAGACCAAAGACGAAAAGGTGTATATGGGCTTTGTGACTGGAGAAAATGCCAATGAACTGGTATTGCAGGACATAGGCGGTAATGCTACCAAACTAAACAAGAGTGATATTAAATCCAGGGAAGAACTGGAAAACTCCATGATGCCTCCGGGCTTGGCCAATGCTCTTTCTTATGAAGAACTGGCCTCACTGGTAAGTTACCTAGAAGCTCAAAAATAG
- a CDS encoding glycerophosphodiester phosphodiesterase: MRLLLFTLLTALSACTISFAQKSFHQNKVIAHRGAWKAEGLPQNSIASLKQAVELGCEGSEFDVWMTADGVLVVNHDADFEGMDIETSTYQELTAKKLPNGEQLPTVKAYLKAGKKQKGTKLIFEIKPSRISVERSIEIAEKSVMMVKKMKAEKWVDYITFSYEGGLKAIETDPEANVAYLTGDKTPAELKEAGYFGFDYNINLLRKNPQWIKEAQELGLTVNAWTVNKEEDLKWFLEQNPDFITTDEPELLFKLMESK; the protein is encoded by the coding sequence ATGCGACTCCTCCTATTCACCCTGCTTACTGCCTTGTCAGCCTGCACTATTTCCTTTGCTCAGAAGTCTTTCCACCAAAACAAGGTCATCGCTCACCGTGGTGCCTGGAAAGCTGAAGGCCTTCCCCAAAATTCCATTGCCTCATTGAAACAGGCGGTGGAGCTAGGCTGCGAAGGGTCTGAGTTTGATGTATGGATGACTGCAGACGGGGTTTTGGTGGTCAATCACGATGCCGATTTCGAAGGAATGGACATAGAAACTTCCACTTACCAGGAGCTTACAGCAAAGAAACTCCCTAACGGCGAGCAACTTCCTACTGTAAAAGCTTACCTCAAAGCTGGCAAGAAACAAAAAGGCACCAAATTAATATTCGAAATCAAACCATCCAGGATTTCTGTAGAAAGAAGCATAGAAATAGCCGAAAAGTCTGTGATGATGGTGAAGAAAATGAAAGCCGAAAAATGGGTGGACTACATCACCTTCAGCTACGAGGGTGGGTTGAAAGCCATAGAAACGGATCCGGAAGCCAATGTAGCTTACCTCACAGGAGACAAAACTCCTGCAGAATTGAAAGAAGCCGGGTATTTTGGATTTGATTACAATATCAATCTTCTAAGGAAAAATCCACAATGGATCAAGGAGGCGCAGGAATTGGGATTGACGGTAAATGCCTGGACGGTAAACAAAGAAGAGGATTTGAAATGGTTTTTGGAGCAGAACCCTGATTTCATTACCACTGATGAGCCTGAGCTATTGTTTAAATTGATGGAATCGAAGTGA
- a CDS encoding serine hydrolase, protein MKYCHLLLSLFLIILTSKVTAQNQDKLSGQIKSLIKDFKGDIGIYMEHIPSGNTIEINADTIFPTASLVKVPILLGIFDKIENGELQYHQPLMYRDSIKYGGSGLMQFFRDSTQTDLSTLIALMLSYSDNTTSLWNQALAGGGSEINLLMEKLGYQHTRVNSRTAGREKIWEKYGWGQSTPKEMAGMFKQIFKKEMISIPASEQMYRLLSNTFYTDYAISSIPPGVNVASKQGMVNASRSEVFLVNAPEGDYVCAIFTKNNKDQSWEYNNEAWELTRAISSLFWNQLNPNHPYQAPVQMKQYQEGLAY, encoded by the coding sequence ATGAAATACTGTCACCTGCTACTCTCGCTCTTTCTCATCATCCTTACCAGCAAAGTCACTGCACAAAATCAAGATAAGCTATCTGGCCAAATCAAGAGTCTGATCAAAGACTTCAAGGGAGATATAGGAATTTACATGGAGCACATTCCCAGTGGAAACACCATTGAAATCAATGCTGACACTATTTTCCCCACAGCTAGTCTAGTCAAAGTCCCTATACTTCTGGGGATTTTTGACAAAATCGAAAATGGGGAACTACAATACCATCAGCCCCTAATGTACCGGGACTCTATCAAGTACGGAGGTTCTGGACTGATGCAGTTTTTCAGAGATTCCACCCAGACGGATCTGAGCACTTTGATTGCTTTGATGCTGAGCTACTCGGACAATACTACTTCGCTTTGGAACCAAGCACTAGCTGGAGGAGGCTCAGAGATCAATCTACTGATGGAAAAGCTCGGCTACCAACACACCAGAGTGAATAGCCGCACGGCAGGAAGGGAAAAAATCTGGGAGAAATATGGCTGGGGCCAAAGCACGCCCAAAGAGATGGCAGGCATGTTCAAGCAAATCTTCAAGAAAGAAATGATCAGCATCCCTGCATCAGAACAAATGTACCGACTGCTATCAAACACCTTTTATACAGACTATGCGATTTCCAGCATACCGCCCGGAGTCAATGTAGCCAGCAAACAAGGCATGGTGAATGCTTCCAGGTCTGAGGTTTTTCTGGTCAATGCGCCAGAAGGGGATTATGTGTGTGCCATTTTCACTAAAAACAATAAAGACCAAAGCTGGGAATATAACAATGAGGCCTGGGAGCTTACACGAGCTATTTCTAGCCTATTCTGGAATCAGCTAAACCCCAATCACCCATACCAGGCTCCAGTACAAATGAAACAGTATCAAGAAGGCCTAGCCTACTGA